Within Pseudomonadota bacterium, the genomic segment TTGATGACCTGACTGATCTGCCCAACATCAACTTCAACCACCCAGAGGTCTTCTGCCATAAAAAACTCGCAACTTGATTGTGAGCCTCTCAATACAAAGAGTGAGGATTCTTCTACAATTTCTTTTATCGAAGCAATCTCTTTTAAAGGGGCACCCCCCCTGGCAAAAGTCAGTAGTTGTTTGGTCAGTGCCTGAGCCTTTGCAGAAGCTGCCTCAGCTTCACTTAACAGCTCAAATCTTTCATCATCACGCTTTGTCTGCATTCTGGCCAAGGCAATATTGCCGATAATCGAGGTCAGGATATTATTGAAATCGTGTGCAATGCCTCCTGCAAGAATTCCAATGGATTCAAGTTTTCGGGATTTTAAAAGTTCCTCTTCTATTTTCTTCCGTTCTGTAATATCCTGCACAATGGCTATCAGATATTGTTCGCTCTCTATTTCAAAACATTCAATCGACAAAAGAACATGCCGGGCTTCGCCTGACTTACGCCACAAATCTATTTCGTAATTACGTAGTGAGCCTGTTTCCTGTAGTTTTTGCATTGCTTTTTTGCGATTTGCCGGATCTCCCCAGATACCAAGTGAAACCGAAGTTTTACCAACCGATTCGGCCCGGCTGTGGCCAAAAGTTTCTATCCAGATTTCGTTAACCTCAATAATTGTGCCGTCTGCCATCCTACTGATCGTCATGGGATTGGGGCTGGCACGAAATGCTTTGGAAAAGCGTTCTTGTTCAACGTGCAGCGCCTCCTCCACAATTTTTTGTTTGGTAATGTCACTTATCGTGGACATTAGATAAAGAGGTTTTCCTTCCCTGTCCCTTCGTAATGTTGTGCTTACATCAGCCCAGATAACGGAACCATTCTTGTGAAAATATCTTTTTGATAATCGTTCGGAATCCTTTTTACCGGAAAGAAGTAAATCAACAACTTTTTTGGAAAATTCAACATCATCAGGATGGGTAATATCTTGCCATCTCAAGTTTTTTAATTCATCCTGTAAATAACCAAGCAACATATTGAAAGCCTTGTTTGCCTGCATTTCACCGGAAGGAAACGTTATTGATTGCCCAATAACTGAATGTTCAAATATATGCTTAAATTTGTCTTCGCTCTCCCGCAGGGCATCTTCCGCCTGCTTACGTTCATCAATAACATCAAATATAACCACAAAGTGCTCTTTTTTCGGGCTATAAACTGAGATAAAAAACCACTTTGATAATGTTCGTATATATATTTCAAAGGCCTCAGGTATGCCGGTCAGTGCAACACGGCCTAAACGTTCAAACAACTCAGGATCGGCCTCACGTAAGCCCGGAATAACTTCAGATACCCTTTTTCCCAAAGCCTTTTTTAGACCTGTCAATGTTTCAAAAGCCCTGTTAACATCAAGATAAATATAATCCTGCGGCCTGCTTTGCTCAAATATCATCCTGCAATAAGCATATCCGTTCATCATGTTCTCGAATAAGGATCGGTATTTCTTCTCGCTTTCCTTTAGAAAGAATTCGGCTTTCCTGCGCTGTTCTTCCAGAGTCTGTTTTTCGATTGCGGCAAAAATGGTTTGCGGCAATTTCCGGATATGCTTGGGGCGCTTGATTACATAATCGGATGCACCCTGTTTAAGCGCCTTAACTGCAATTTCTTCGGAGCCTGTTCCGGTAACGATAATGACCGGAATGCCTGAATCATGTGCCTGGACAGTCTCTAAAACCTCAAGCCCCTCAAACCCGGCAATGTTAAAATCGCTTAAAACAAGATCAAACTCACGATTTTTTAACAGCGCCTCAAATTCATGCTTATCGGAAGCTTCCGTGACTTCAAATCCGCCATGCTCCTTTTCCAGAACATCTTTGACCAATTCACGATCAAGTTCGTAATCATCGATGTAAAGTATTCTGATTTTGTTGTTCATGATGGTAACTCCGTTTAGTATTGAATATTGTATATTGAAAATTGAATAATTGTAGTATCGCTCCGTTTTAAATTGTATATTGAAAATTTGTGGTGTCGCTCCGTTTAATATTCAATATTGAAAATTGTATATTGAAAATTTGCGGTGTCGCTTCGCTCCATTCCTCGTCTTTCATTTTTCAATTTCCAATCTTCATTATTCAATCTTCAATATTCAATTTTTCATTATTCATTTCTCCTTGTTCATTATTCAATTTCTTCTGGCTGTTTTGCGACTGGCATAAAAAATTGCTGTCAGTTCCTTTGACTCATTCAGAAGTTGTTCAACACGATCAGATTTCTCCAGTCTTTCATCGACAATAAATTCCAGCCAAAATGAAGCCTCGTCCGATTCTTCCAGAACTATGCTGATCTTTGCTATAAAACTTGCCTTGGATTGCGCTAAGCAGGATGCTCTGTAGTTGGGGCAGCTACAGATGTAGAGCAACGGATTAACTGGCCGGCAATATGGTTCTCCAGTCGGCCCTTCGGCAATGCCAAAGCCAATTTAACACATCTATGGGCAAACTCCTTTGTTCTGTTTTTCAAATCCTCGTCTTTCATTTTGCCTCAATTTTCAATATTCATTATTCAACTTTCAATATTCATTATTCAATATTCAATATTCAATTTTCAATATTCATTATTCATTATTCAATTTTCATTATTCATTATTCATTATTCATTATTCATTATTCATTATTCAATATTCATTATTCAATTTTCTATTCCCCATTACTCCATCGGCGGCTCCACATTTAGCGTTAGCCAGTAATCGGAAACTTTTTTGACTACTTCCAAAAACTCTCCAAAAGAAACCGGTTTTACAAGATAGCTGTTTGCACCATTGTCATAGCTCATGGCTCTGTCTCCTTCGTCCCTTGAAGAAGTAAGAATAATTACAGGCAGGCGTTTTAGTTTTTCGGTTTCTTTAATCGTCTTTAGTACTTCATGGCCGTCAATTCCCGGCATCTTTAGATCCAGCAAAATGATATCCGGCAATGGATATTGATTGCGGTCAGAATATTTTCCTTCGCCAAACATAAATTCAAGCGCTTCTTTTCCGTTCCTGACCACCTGAATTTTATTCCCCAATCTGGCCTCTTTAAACGCATCAACGATCAGTTCAACATCCATCGGGTTATCTTCCACCAGAAGTATTGAAGCAGGTTTTATCATTGCGGTCTTCTCCTAATTCATTCGGTTATTGTAACTACTCAGGTTGTTTGGTTCACGGTTCACAGTTCACGGTTGATTGCCTTGAGGTCTTCAAAATGTTCAATTCTAACCGTTCTCTAACCTTGAACCGTGAACCCTTGAACTGTGAACCTGAGTAGTTGCCAGTTATTTATGTGCTTATTGGCTTTAAAAGTTTTATCTTAAAAACGCTTCCTTTGTCCGGCTCCGATTCAACCCAGACCCGTCCATCCATAATCTGAAGCGCTTTTTTAACAGCAGCCAAACCAATACCCGTTCCCGGATAATCTGCCTGGCTATGAAGTCTCTGGAATATATTAAATATTTTTTCATGATACTCCGGTGCAATACCTATTCCGTTGTCGGCAATTGATAGCACAATGTATTGATCGCTAACTTCCAGCCCAACATCAATAATCGGTGTTTCATCCGGTTTATGGTATTTTATGGCATTTTCCAGAAGGTTGATAAAAACATGGGTTATTAGTTTAAAATCACCCTGAACAGCCGGCATCTTTTCAGGAAGAAGGATACGAGTGTCTGTTTTATTTATTTGATCTGCAAGTGTCTCAATTGCTGCTTTAAAAGCTTTGTCAAGCAAAACACTTTCGGATTTTATAGCCTTACGTCCCAAACGGGAAAATTGAAGCAGATCATCAATCAACCCATCCATTTGCCTGCTTGCCTTCACAATATTACCGAAATAGTGCTGGCCTTCTTCATTTAAAGACGCTTTATGCCTGCGGTCAATGATTTCGGCAAAACCGCCGATGGAACGCAGGGGCGCCCGCAAATCATGGGATATGGAATATACAAAATCTTCAAGCTCCTTGTTAACATCTTCAAGCTGGGCAGTACGCTGCCGAACACGCAATTCCAGATCCCTGTTTAGTTTATGAATCTCCTCCTCTGTTTTTTTGCGGTCGGTAATATCCTGGAAAGTGCCATACACTTTAATACAGCAACCTTTCTCTCTTATTGCCCGCCCGATTGCACGGCACCATTTAATATTGCCCTTTGCAGTTTGCAACTGCGCTTCAAAATCCAATGGCCGATCATCTTCAATCAGCGCCTGCATTGCATCAGAAACCAGAGACCGGTATTCGGGAAGATAATACTCAATGTGTTCATCCGGGCCGGGAATGGGCTGATCATAATCAATTTCAACAATATCGTAGGTACCCTGTGTCCATTTGGACATGCTGGTAGTAAGATCCATTTCCCAACCACCGATTTTTGCAATTTTGCCGACTTCGGTTAAAAGTCTTTCGCGTTCTTTCAGCGCTTCTTCAGCAATATATCTGTCAGACTCATCTCTGTAAACGGCTACAATCTCTCCTGAGGGCAGTTTGAAAACCGTATTGTCTACCCATTGGGAAATCCTGCCATCCATATAATGAGCCATCGGCAGCCGCTCTGTTTT encodes:
- a CDS encoding PocR ligand-binding domain-containing protein → MTTTKPTYQESEQNIAELDLCSIINVEELRTIMEDFYNLTHMATAVLDLKGNVIEATGWQDICTKFHRIYPKTACNCTESDLFLAKNLKPGEYINYKCKNGLWDVVTPLYVGENHLGNIYTGQFFYDDEEIDEEFFIKQAETCGFDKDLYLDALRRVPRINRKTVNYLMQFLVKFTKYISRIGSVNIQLEKEICERKRTEKAHWDSESFIKSVMDNLPIGIAVHSVELPAVKFEYMNDNFFKLHRTTREALADPDAFWIAAYEDHEFREEIKKRVMDDYASGDPAQLHWEDVPITRKGEETSFISAQNVPVPNKSLMISTVWDVTDRKHVELSLKESESRFRELFENLYDGVAVYAVENDGKDFRFVDINLSGQVLSKVKKENAIGKSITSLFPGIRELGLFEVLQRVYRTGKTERLPMAHYMDGRISQWVDNTVFKLPSGEIVAVYRDESDRYIAEEALKERERLLTEVGKIAKIGGWEMDLTTSMSKWTQGTYDIVEIDYDQPIPGPDEHIEYYLPEYRSLVSDAMQALIEDDRPLDFEAQLQTAKGNIKWCRAIGRAIREKGCCIKVYGTFQDITDRKKTEEEIHKLNRDLELRVRQRTAQLEDVNKELEDFVYSISHDLRAPLRSIGGFAEIIDRRHKASLNEEGQHYFGNIVKASRQMDGLIDDLLQFSRLGRKAIKSESVLLDKAFKAAIETLADQINKTDTRILLPEKMPAVQGDFKLITHVFINLLENAIKYHKPDETPIIDVGLEVSDQYIVLSIADNGIGIAPEYHEKIFNIFQRLHSQADYPGTGIGLAAVKKALQIMDGRVWVESEPDKGSVFKIKLLKPIST
- a CDS encoding response regulator; this translates as MIKPASILLVEDNPMDVELIVDAFKEARLGNKIQVVRNGKEALEFMFGEGKYSDRNQYPLPDIILLDLKMPGIDGHEVLKTIKETEKLKRLPVIILTSSRDEGDRAMSYDNGANSYLVKPVSFGEFLEVVKKVSDYWLTLNVEPPME
- a CDS encoding PAS domain S-box protein → MNNKIRILYIDDYELDRELVKDVLEKEHGGFEVTEASDKHEFEALLKNREFDLVLSDFNIAGFEGLEVLETVQAHDSGIPVIIVTGTGSEEIAVKALKQGASDYVIKRPKHIRKLPQTIFAAIEKQTLEEQRRKAEFFLKESEKKYRSLFENMMNGYAYCRMIFEQSRPQDYIYLDVNRAFETLTGLKKALGKRVSEVIPGLREADPELFERLGRVALTGIPEAFEIYIRTLSKWFFISVYSPKKEHFVVIFDVIDERKQAEDALRESEDKFKHIFEHSVIGQSITFPSGEMQANKAFNMLLGYLQDELKNLRWQDITHPDDVEFSKKVVDLLLSGKKDSERLSKRYFHKNGSVIWADVSTTLRRDREGKPLYLMSTISDITKQKIVEEALHVEQERFSKAFRASPNPMTISRMADGTIIEVNEIWIETFGHSRAESVGKTSVSLGIWGDPANRKKAMQKLQETGSLRNYEIDLWRKSGEARHVLLSIECFEIESEQYLIAIVQDITERKKIEEELLKSRKLESIGILAGGIAHDFNNILTSIIGNIALARMQTKRDDERFELLSEAEAASAKAQALTKQLLTFARGGAPLKEIASIKEIVEESSLFVLRGSQSSCEFFMAEDLWVVEVDVGQISQVINNIVINANQAMPEGGIIRVAAENVIINETHGLPLNPGRYVRLSIKDQGVGIAEKYYSNIFDPYFTTKQEGSGLGLTTTYSIIKKHDGYITVQSRLGVGTTFNIYLPASEKSVPEKEEARLITGHGRILVMDDDESLRKTVGKILQKLGYEPEFAKDGTEAIEMYKKAKESKKPYDAVILDLTIPGQMGGQEAIKKLLEIDPEVKAIVSSGYSEDTVLSNFKEYGFKGIMPKPFEAQSLSKVLFEVLCGGNDKSQVINNK